In one window of Cyanobacteriota bacterium DNA:
- a CDS encoding prolyl oligopeptidase family serine peptidase: MNKTQSPNPLAAKVQDWAYGFLHSPASYDGKTASDIIKAEIQEAQTIFKRELPKRKASATMQTVRTQDGLELAYWFISKAQNTKVKILLHGSGGNFAKADRAVALLDRGFNIAMISYRGHSGNPGKADQRSIINDVTATIQAIMLDYPMQEIYLEGSSLGTSILAHSLKRIYQDAPTGEQFASLLLKAAPLNLKDRDQDTINSLKAAGIDANRAQPLLNKLWNQEDAYSKIRAAEIIIVHGSLDDVVPVEHASKIKDILARNNSNITLRIIDGEGHQLNLNQYGVW, translated from the coding sequence ATGAACAAAACCCAATCACCAAATCCACTTGCAGCCAAAGTCCAAGACTGGGCATATGGTTTTCTTCATAGCCCAGCTAGTTATGATGGCAAGACTGCTAGTGACATTATCAAAGCGGAGATACAAGAAGCGCAAACTATTTTCAAAAGAGAGCTTCCCAAGCGCAAAGCAAGTGCAACAATGCAAACCGTAAGAACTCAAGACGGGCTTGAACTAGCTTATTGGTTTATCAGCAAAGCTCAAAACACGAAAGTCAAAATTCTTTTACATGGCTCAGGCGGCAACTTTGCCAAAGCCGATAGAGCAGTTGCCTTATTAGATCGCGGATTCAATATCGCAATGATTAGCTATCGCGGTCACTCAGGCAATCCCGGCAAAGCCGATCAAAGATCTATCATCAATGACGTCACAGCAACAATCCAAGCCATCATGCTTGACTATCCAATGCAAGAAATATACCTAGAAGGAAGTTCACTGGGTACTTCTATTCTGGCTCACTCACTCAAACGAATCTATCAAGATGCGCCAACAGGCGAGCAGTTTGCCAGCCTGTTACTTAAAGCTGCTCCTCTCAATCTCAAGGACCGAGATCAAGACACCATCAATAGTCTCAAAGCCGCCGGCATCGACGCCAATCGCGCTCAGCCATTGCTTAACAAACTATGGAACCAAGAAGACGCCTACTCCAAAATCCGCGCAGCTGAAATTATCATCGTCCACGGCAGCCTAGATGACGTAGTTCCAGTTGAACACGCCAGCAAAATCAAAGATATACTGGCACGTAACAATTCAAATATAACTTTGCGAATTATTGATGGCGAGGGACATCAATTGAATTTGAATCAGTATGGGGTTTGGTAG